A part of Streptomyces sp. NBC_01451 genomic DNA contains:
- a CDS encoding AEC family transporter, which translates to MQGVLTGFAVIAVVIGVGYVIGLRGYLGDNGREVLTKLAFHVATPALLFTMLARADLSVIFSSRLLITALSTVAAASVFVAVGVVRRWGAGRTTIGALCSSYVNSGNLGIPIAVYVLGDASLVAPVLLFQLLVVTPVALTVLDLTSAGEKGPLWRQLITPIRNPIAVATLSGVLVAATGLTVPAPVMDPLTLIGNMSVPAVLMAFGISLSGSTWPLRGSERTPVLLSVALKSVGQPVAAWALAAGVFGLHGAPLLDVVVTSALPAAQNLFTYASRYRVGETLARESILLSTVLAVPVLVVVAALLG; encoded by the coding sequence GTGCAGGGGGTGCTGACCGGGTTCGCGGTGATCGCCGTGGTCATCGGCGTCGGCTATGTGATCGGGCTGCGCGGCTACCTCGGGGACAACGGACGCGAGGTCCTGACCAAGCTGGCCTTCCATGTCGCCACCCCGGCCCTGCTGTTCACCATGCTCGCCCGGGCCGACCTGTCGGTGATCTTCTCCAGCCGACTGCTGATCACCGCGCTGAGCACGGTCGCGGCGGCGAGTGTCTTCGTCGCGGTGGGCGTCGTACGCCGCTGGGGTGCCGGGCGTACGACGATCGGCGCCCTCTGCTCCAGTTACGTCAACTCGGGCAACCTCGGTATCCCCATCGCGGTGTACGTGCTGGGGGACGCCTCGCTCGTCGCGCCGGTGCTGCTGTTCCAGCTGCTCGTGGTCACGCCGGTCGCGCTGACCGTCCTCGATCTGACGAGCGCCGGTGAGAAGGGCCCGCTGTGGCGGCAGCTGATCACTCCGATACGCAACCCCATCGCCGTCGCCACGCTCTCCGGGGTGCTGGTGGCGGCGACGGGGCTCACCGTCCCCGCGCCGGTCATGGACCCGCTGACCCTGATCGGCAACATGTCCGTCCCGGCGGTGCTGATGGCGTTCGGCATCTCGCTGTCCGGCAGCACCTGGCCGTTGCGCGGCTCCGAGCGGACTCCCGTACTGCTGTCGGTCGCCCTGAAGTCCGTGGGCCAGCCGGTGGCCGCGTGGGCGCTGGCCGCGGGTGTCTTCGGGCTGCACGGCGCGCCCCTGCTCGACGTGGTGGTGACCTCGGCGCTGCCCGCCGCCCAGAACCTCTTCACGTACGCGAGCCGGTACCGCGTGGGGGAGACGCTGGCCCGCGAGTCGATCCTGCTGTCGACCGTCCTGGCCGTACCGGTGCTGGTGGTCGTGGCGGCCCTGCTGGGCTGA
- a CDS encoding thymidine phosphorylase: MSMDVISVIRTKRDRGELSDEQIDWVIDAYTRGVVADEQMSALAMAILLNGMNRPEIARWTAAMIASGERMNFASLSRPTADKHSTGGVGDKITLPLAPLVAACGAAVPQLSGRGLGHTGGTLDKLESIPGWRALLSNEEMLHVLDTTGAVICAAGDGLAPADKKLYALRDVTGTVEAIPLIASSIMSKKIAEGTGSLVLDVKVGTGAFMKTIEDARELASTMVGLGTDHGVKTVALLTDMSTPLGLTAGNALEVRESVEVLAGGGPADVVELTLALAREMLDAAGVRDADPAKALADGSAMDVWRRMIAAQGGDPDATLPTSKEQHVVKAPSSGVLTRLDAYGVGVAAWRLGAGRARKEDPVQAGAGVELHAKPGDTVTAGQPLLTLHTDTPERFEYALQAVEGSYDIGAAGTDFTAAPVVLERIA; encoded by the coding sequence CTGTCGATGGATGTCATCTCCGTCATCCGCACCAAGCGGGACCGCGGTGAACTCAGTGACGAGCAGATCGACTGGGTCATCGACGCGTACACGCGCGGCGTGGTCGCCGACGAGCAGATGTCCGCGCTCGCCATGGCGATCCTGCTGAACGGCATGAACCGCCCTGAGATCGCCCGCTGGACGGCGGCGATGATCGCGTCCGGTGAGCGCATGAACTTCGCCTCCCTGTCCCGCCCGACGGCCGACAAGCACTCCACGGGAGGCGTCGGCGACAAGATCACCCTCCCGCTCGCCCCCCTGGTCGCGGCCTGCGGCGCCGCCGTACCGCAGCTCTCGGGCCGCGGCCTCGGCCACACGGGCGGCACCCTGGACAAGCTGGAGTCGATCCCCGGCTGGCGCGCGCTGCTCTCCAACGAGGAGATGCTGCATGTCCTGGACACCACGGGCGCGGTGATCTGCGCGGCGGGCGACGGCCTCGCCCCCGCCGACAAGAAGCTGTACGCGCTGCGGGACGTCACCGGCACGGTCGAGGCGATCCCGCTGATCGCCTCGTCGATCATGTCGAAGAAGATCGCGGAGGGCACCGGCTCCCTGGTCCTGGACGTGAAGGTGGGCACGGGCGCCTTCATGAAGACCATCGAGGACGCACGGGAGTTGGCGTCCACCATGGTGGGCCTGGGCACCGACCACGGCGTGAAGACGGTGGCGCTGCTGACCGACATGTCGACGCCGCTCGGCCTGACGGCGGGCAACGCGCTGGAGGTACGGGAGTCTGTCGAGGTCCTGGCCGGCGGCGGCCCGGCCGATGTGGTCGAACTGACGCTCGCCCTGGCCCGCGAGATGCTGGACGCGGCCGGCGTTCGCGACGCCGACCCGGCGAAGGCGCTGGCCGACGGCTCGGCGATGGACGTCTGGCGCCGGATGATCGCGGCCCAGGGCGGCGACCCGGACGCCACCCTGCCGACGTCGAAGGAACAGCACGTCGTCAAGGCACCGTCCTCGGGCGTCCTGACCCGCCTGGACGCGTACGGCGTCGGCGTCGCCGCCTGGCGGCTCGGGGCGGGGCGCGCGCGCAAGGAGGACCCGGTGCAGGCGGGCGCGGGCGTCGAGCTCCACGCCAAGCCGGGCGACACGGTCACGGCCGGCCAGCCCCTCCTGACCCTCCACACGGACACCCCGGAACGCTTCGAGTACGCGCTCCAGGCGGTCGAGGGTTCGTACGACATCGGCGCGGCGGGGACGGACTTCACGGCGGCCCCGGTGGTGCTGGAGCGGATCGCCTGA
- a CDS encoding cytidine deaminase produces MTDDDGVDWEKLRSVARDAMSRAYAPYSGYPVGVAALVDDGRTVSGCNVENASYGIGLCAECGLVSQLQLTGGGRLTHFTCVDGKGDVLVPCGRCRQLLYEFGGATLLLETPAGILPLSEMLPQAFGPDHLTK; encoded by the coding sequence GTGACGGACGACGACGGGGTCGACTGGGAGAAGCTGCGGTCGGTGGCCCGGGACGCGATGTCCCGGGCGTACGCCCCCTACTCCGGCTATCCGGTCGGTGTCGCGGCCCTGGTCGACGACGGCCGCACGGTCTCGGGCTGCAACGTCGAGAACGCGTCGTACGGCATCGGCCTGTGCGCCGAGTGCGGCCTGGTCTCCCAGCTCCAGCTCACGGGCGGCGGCCGGCTGACGCACTTCACGTGCGTGGACGGCAAGGGCGACGTCCTCGTCCCCTGCGGTCGCTGCCGGCAGCTGCTGTACGAGTTCGGCGGCGCGACCCTGCTGCTGGAGACCCCGGCGGGCATCCTGCCCCTCTCGGAGATGCTGCCCCAGGCCTTCGGCCCGGACCATCTCACCAAGTAA
- a CDS encoding ABC transporter permease: protein MTATMTDTPPPAAPKAGTAATRSSRSLGQILMIVAGALLLVAAVRVISGSDQLTSEGQVSAALSLAVPIGLAGLAGLWSERAGVVNIGLEGMMILGTFGAGWIGWQSSPWLGVVCGVGFGVLGGLLHAVATVTFGVDHIVSGVAINLLALGFTQYLAKIFFVDGKAADAGGNPKQSPPVDSLPSFDVPGLSSGLHSVENHHWFLISDIAGILGGLVTDLSVVTVLAIALFVASWWLLWRTPFGLRLRSCGENPIAAESLGVNVYKYKYAAVAVSGGLAGLGGAFLALVTSHTYLEGQTGGRGYIGLAAMIFGNWRPGGLAMGAGLFGYSDALQLRSGGETVHALLLLLFVLLLAMAGWKLYKKALVPGVISAVVAVAVLVWYLTTDEVPSDFVGATPYVVTLLVLSLSAQRLRMPKADGMRYRKGQGK, encoded by the coding sequence ATGACTGCCACGATGACCGACACGCCGCCCCCCGCGGCACCCAAGGCGGGCACCGCCGCGACCCGGTCGAGCCGTTCGCTCGGCCAGATCCTGATGATCGTCGCCGGAGCGCTGCTGCTCGTCGCCGCGGTCCGGGTCATCTCCGGATCCGACCAGCTCACCTCCGAGGGCCAGGTCTCCGCCGCGCTCAGCCTCGCCGTGCCGATCGGCCTCGCCGGCCTCGCCGGTCTGTGGTCCGAGCGGGCCGGTGTGGTCAACATCGGCCTCGAAGGCATGATGATCCTCGGCACCTTCGGCGCCGGCTGGATCGGCTGGCAGTCCAGCCCCTGGCTCGGCGTGGTGTGCGGCGTCGGCTTCGGTGTCCTGGGCGGCCTGCTGCACGCGGTCGCGACCGTCACTTTCGGCGTCGACCACATCGTCTCCGGTGTCGCGATCAACCTGCTCGCGCTCGGCTTCACCCAGTACCTCGCCAAGATCTTCTTCGTGGACGGCAAGGCGGCCGACGCGGGCGGCAACCCCAAGCAGTCGCCGCCCGTGGACTCGCTTCCCAGCTTCGACGTCCCCGGCCTGTCCAGTGGGCTGCACTCCGTCGAGAACCATCACTGGTTCCTGATCTCCGACATCGCCGGCATCCTCGGCGGGCTGGTCACCGACCTGTCCGTGGTGACGGTCCTGGCGATCGCGCTGTTCGTCGCCAGCTGGTGGCTGCTGTGGCGCACGCCGTTCGGCCTGCGTCTGCGCTCCTGCGGTGAGAACCCGATCGCGGCGGAGTCCCTCGGCGTCAACGTCTACAAGTACAAGTACGCGGCCGTGGCCGTCTCCGGTGGCCTCGCCGGCCTCGGCGGCGCCTTCCTCGCGCTGGTCACCTCGCACACCTACCTGGAGGGCCAGACCGGTGGGCGCGGCTACATCGGTCTCGCCGCCATGATCTTCGGCAACTGGCGGCCCGGCGGTCTCGCCATGGGCGCGGGCCTGTTCGGTTACTCGGACGCGCTTCAGCTGCGCAGCGGGGGCGAGACCGTCCACGCGCTGCTCCTGCTGCTGTTCGTGCTCCTCCTGGCGATGGCCGGCTGGAAGCTGTACAAGAAGGCTCTCGTCCCGGGTGTCATCAGTGCCGTCGTGGCCGTGGCGGTCCTGGTCTGGTACCTGACCACCGACGAGGTCCCGAGCGACTTCGTGGGTGCCACCCCGTACGTCGTCACGCTGCTGGTGCTGTCGCTGTCCGCGCAGCGTCTGCGGATGCCCAAGGCGGACGGCATGCGCTACCGGAAGGGCCAGGGCAAGTGA
- a CDS encoding ABC transporter permease, giving the protein MKKLTQRIDRERLLLGIAAPVLAVVAALVVTTLVILATGKNPGAAFSDMVTYGSASDSQVYILNKATTYYLAGVSVAIGFRMNLFNIGVDGQYRIAAFVAAVLGGALTTPGWISIPLIMLCAMATGALWAAIAGILKVTRGVSEVISTIMLNSIATAIIAYLLQPGKLAELQAGGTVVSTTPLPESSYFFQIDTGAAGELWGFIVIAVVVGIAYWFVLGRTRFGFDLRTVGQSESAAAASGVSVKRMIATSMVISGAVAGLIGMPTLLNDSHQFSNDFPVGIGFTGIAIALLGRNNPVGIALAALLWGFLERTTNHLEFEGYDKEILGVIQGVIVLCVVIAYEVVRRYGLKRQQQRVGAELAAQAAAPTQKQEVA; this is encoded by the coding sequence ATGAAGAAGCTGACGCAACGCATCGACAGGGAGCGGCTGCTCCTCGGTATCGCGGCGCCGGTGCTGGCGGTCGTCGCCGCGCTCGTCGTCACCACCCTGGTGATCCTCGCCACCGGCAAGAACCCGGGCGCCGCCTTCAGCGACATGGTGACCTACGGCTCCGCCAGCGACAGCCAGGTCTACATCCTGAACAAGGCGACGACGTACTACCTGGCGGGCGTCTCGGTGGCCATCGGCTTCCGGATGAACCTGTTCAACATCGGCGTCGACGGCCAGTACCGGATCGCCGCGTTCGTCGCCGCCGTCCTCGGCGGCGCGCTGACCACGCCGGGCTGGATCTCCATCCCGCTCATCATGCTGTGCGCGATGGCGACCGGTGCCCTGTGGGCGGCCATCGCGGGCATCCTGAAGGTGACCCGCGGGGTCAGCGAGGTCATCTCGACGATCATGCTCAACTCGATCGCCACCGCGATCATCGCCTACCTGCTCCAGCCCGGAAAGCTCGCCGAGCTCCAGGCCGGCGGCACGGTCGTCTCCACGACGCCGCTGCCGGAGTCGTCGTACTTCTTCCAGATCGACACCGGCGCCGCGGGCGAGCTGTGGGGCTTCATCGTCATCGCCGTGGTCGTCGGCATCGCCTACTGGTTCGTGCTCGGCCGGACCCGCTTCGGTTTCGACCTGCGCACCGTCGGTCAGTCCGAGTCCGCCGCCGCCGCGAGTGGGGTCTCGGTGAAGAGGATGATCGCCACCAGCATGGTGATCTCGGGCGCGGTGGCCGGTCTGATCGGTATGCCGACCCTGCTCAACGACAGCCACCAGTTCAGCAACGACTTCCCCGTAGGCATCGGCTTCACCGGCATCGCCATCGCGCTGCTCGGCCGCAACAACCCGGTCGGTATCGCTCTCGCCGCCCTGCTGTGGGGCTTCCTGGAACGCACCACCAACCACCTGGAGTTCGAGGGCTACGACAAGGAGATCCTCGGCGTCATCCAGGGCGTCATCGTCCTGTGCGTCGTCATCGCCTACGAGGTCGTACGACGCTACGGACTCAAGCGCCAGCAGCAGCGGGTCGGCGCCGAGCTCGCCGCACAGGCCGCAGCCCCGACCCAGAAGCAGGAGGTGGCGTGA
- a CDS encoding ABC transporter ATP-binding protein translates to MNASSPPAAVELRGITKRFPGVVANKDIDITVRTGTVHALCGENGAGKSTLMKILYGMQQPDEGTITVNGETVTFHNPADAIARGIGMVHQHFMLADNLTVLENVVLGAEKLFGIGAKARTKIREISDAYGLNVRPDVLLEELGVADRQRVEIVKVLYRGAKTLILDEPTAVLVPQEVDALFDNLRELKAEGLTVIFISHKLGEVLSVADEITVIRRGTTVGTVEPAGTTPKQLAELMVGSELPTPETEESTVTDVPLLKLDGLSLAQTDLDGVERIILDDISFTIHKGEVLGIAGVEGNGQSELVEAIMGIRGLDAGAITLDDTDISHVPTRRRREAGVGYIPEDRHRHGLLLEAPLWENRILGHVTEKPNSRGQLLDIKAARTDTERIIEAYDVRTPGIDVTAASLSGGNQQKLIVGREMSHGPKLLIAAHPTRGVDVGAQAAIWDHIREARREGLAVLLISADLDELIGLSDTLRVMYRGRLVADADPATITPEELGSAMTGAATGHLEHTEASGPRSAEDDAR, encoded by the coding sequence ATCAACGCGTCCAGCCCTCCCGCTGCCGTCGAACTGCGCGGCATCACCAAGCGATTCCCAGGCGTCGTCGCCAACAAGGACATCGACATCACCGTCCGCACGGGCACCGTGCACGCCCTGTGCGGTGAGAACGGCGCCGGCAAGTCCACCCTGATGAAGATCCTCTACGGCATGCAGCAGCCGGACGAGGGCACCATCACGGTGAACGGCGAGACGGTCACCTTCCACAACCCCGCCGACGCCATCGCCCGCGGCATCGGCATGGTGCACCAGCACTTCATGCTCGCCGACAACCTCACCGTCCTCGAGAACGTGGTCCTCGGCGCGGAGAAGCTGTTCGGCATCGGCGCCAAGGCCCGCACGAAGATCAGGGAGATCTCCGACGCGTACGGCCTGAACGTCCGCCCGGACGTCCTCCTGGAGGAGCTCGGCGTCGCCGACCGGCAGCGCGTGGAGATCGTCAAGGTCCTCTACCGCGGTGCCAAGACCCTCATCCTCGACGAGCCCACCGCCGTCCTCGTACCGCAGGAGGTCGACGCTCTCTTCGACAACCTGCGCGAGCTCAAGGCCGAGGGCCTCACCGTCATCTTCATCTCCCACAAGCTGGGCGAGGTTCTCTCCGTCGCCGACGAGATCACCGTCATCCGCCGCGGCACCACCGTCGGCACGGTCGAGCCCGCCGGTACGACTCCCAAGCAGCTCGCCGAGCTGATGGTCGGCAGCGAACTGCCCACCCCGGAGACCGAGGAGTCCACGGTCACGGACGTCCCGCTCCTGAAGCTGGACGGCCTGAGCCTGGCCCAGACCGACCTCGACGGCGTCGAACGCATCATCCTCGACGACATCTCCTTCACCATCCACAAGGGCGAGGTCCTCGGCATCGCCGGCGTGGAGGGCAACGGCCAGTCCGAACTGGTCGAGGCGATCATGGGCATCCGCGGCCTCGACGCCGGCGCCATCACCCTCGACGACACCGACATCTCCCACGTGCCCACCCGCCGCCGCCGCGAGGCCGGGGTCGGCTACATCCCCGAGGACCGCCACCGCCACGGCCTGCTCCTCGAAGCCCCGCTGTGGGAGAACCGCATCCTCGGCCACGTCACCGAGAAGCCCAACTCCCGCGGCCAGCTGCTCGACATCAAGGCGGCCCGCACCGACACCGAGCGCATCATCGAGGCGTACGACGTCCGCACCCCCGGCATCGACGTCACCGCAGCCTCCCTCTCCGGCGGCAATCAGCAGAAGCTGATCGTCGGCCGCGAGATGAGCCACGGGCCCAAGCTGCTCATCGCCGCCCACCCCACCCGCGGTGTGGACGTGGGCGCGCAGGCCGCGATCTGGGATCACATCCGCGAGGCCCGCCGAGAGGGCCTGGCCGTGCTGTTGATCTCCGCGGACCTGGACGAGCTCATCGGGCTCTCCGACACCCTGCGGGTGATGTACCGCGGCCGTCTGGTCGCCGACGCCGACCCCGCCACGATCACCCCCGAGGAGCTGGGCTCCGCCATGACGGGTGCGGCCACCGGCCACCTGGAGCACACAGAGGCCTCCGGCCCCCGGAGCGCGGAGGACGACGCCCGATGA
- a CDS encoding BMP family lipoprotein has protein sequence MRRVAKLSAACIATAALALTATACGSTSSENDSPSSSSSDGAKGGVKIGLAYDVGGRGDRSFNDSAARGADKAEKEFSGSLKELTAKSSDTEADREQRLTDLADAGYNPIVAVGFSYATSVDKVAAKYPKVSFGLIDAVATAKNVDSITFTEEQGSYLAGVAAALKTKKDHVGFIGGVDTPLIKKFEAGYVQGVKDTNPKVKVEVQYLTRGSDFSGFASPDKGKEAASGQLDKGADVIYSAAGSSGNGAIEAVSGVKGAWAIGVDSDQYNIQGLSKYKESILTSMVKNVDVGVYDFVKSVHNGTPLTGNQIYSLAKGGVGLATSGGFIDDIQTQLDEAKKKIVDGTITVKTTV, from the coding sequence GTGCGCCGGGTAGCCAAGCTTTCCGCTGCGTGTATCGCAACCGCAGCTCTCGCACTGACTGCCACAGCCTGTGGCAGCACCTCCTCCGAGAACGACAGCCCGTCCTCCTCGTCGTCGGACGGCGCCAAGGGCGGCGTCAAGATCGGCCTCGCCTACGACGTCGGCGGCCGTGGTGACCGCTCCTTCAACGACTCCGCCGCGCGCGGCGCCGACAAGGCCGAGAAGGAGTTCAGCGGCTCCCTCAAGGAGCTGACCGCCAAGAGCTCCGACACCGAGGCCGACCGTGAGCAGCGGCTGACCGACCTGGCCGACGCCGGCTACAACCCGATCGTCGCCGTCGGCTTCTCCTACGCGACCTCGGTCGACAAGGTCGCCGCCAAGTACCCGAAGGTCAGCTTCGGCCTCATCGACGCGGTCGCGACCGCCAAGAACGTCGACAGCATCACCTTCACCGAGGAGCAGGGCTCCTACCTGGCCGGTGTCGCCGCGGCGCTGAAGACCAAGAAGGACCACGTCGGCTTCATCGGTGGCGTGGACACCCCGCTGATCAAGAAGTTCGAGGCGGGCTACGTCCAGGGCGTCAAGGACACCAACCCCAAGGTCAAGGTCGAGGTCCAGTACCTGACCCGCGGCTCCGACTTCTCCGGTTTCGCCAGCCCCGACAAGGGCAAGGAGGCCGCGTCCGGCCAGCTCGACAAGGGCGCCGACGTGATCTACAGCGCGGCCGGCTCCTCCGGCAACGGCGCGATCGAGGCCGTCTCCGGCGTCAAGGGTGCCTGGGCCATCGGCGTGGACTCGGACCAGTACAACATCCAGGGTCTGAGCAAGTACAAGGAGTCGATCCTGACCTCGATGGTCAAGAACGTCGACGTCGGCGTCTACGACTTCGTCAAGTCCGTCCACAACGGCACGCCGCTGACCGGCAACCAGATCTACTCCCTCGCCAAGGGCGGTGTCGGCCTGGCCACCAGCGGTGGCTTCATCGACGACATCCAGACGCAGCTGGACGAGGCGAAGAAGAAGATCGTCGACGGCACCATCACGGTCAAGACCACCGTGTGA
- a CDS encoding DUF6445 family protein: MPPQPPSPPRAAAARPSPNLPVLPYRKPTKGRDYWVLDDVLPGVDAVRERCLAKDDWTKGHPYTSESWPGLRAMPGLEPAELGRIERLVRQATGAKELWVQKAPGGGTLNHNCVQVVGEGESTPRPHTDSRALCRYAAVLYLNPGVHKDCGTSFYRQSLPGGRLGGNTVQAPHNNLVEALGTRFVTPDAFEEDVRVPHRYNRLLLYNANLVHSATGYCGTTLEEKRMTAVFFWMA, from the coding sequence ATGCCCCCACAGCCACCGTCTCCTCCCCGGGCTGCCGCCGCCCGCCCCTCCCCCAACCTCCCGGTGCTGCCCTACCGCAAGCCCACCAAGGGCCGCGACTACTGGGTGCTGGACGATGTCCTGCCCGGCGTGGACGCCGTACGCGAGCGGTGTCTCGCCAAGGACGACTGGACGAAGGGCCACCCCTACACCTCGGAGAGCTGGCCCGGGCTGCGGGCCATGCCGGGTCTCGAACCAGCCGAGCTGGGGCGGATCGAGCGGCTGGTGCGGCAGGCGACCGGGGCGAAGGAGCTCTGGGTACAGAAGGCCCCCGGCGGCGGCACCCTCAACCACAACTGCGTCCAGGTGGTCGGCGAGGGCGAGAGCACGCCCCGCCCCCACACGGACTCACGGGCACTGTGCCGGTACGCGGCCGTGCTCTACCTCAACCCGGGTGTACACAAGGACTGCGGCACCAGCTTCTACCGCCAGTCCCTGCCCGGCGGGCGTCTTGGCGGCAACACGGTCCAGGCCCCGCACAACAACCTGGTCGAGGCGCTGGGCACCCGGTTCGTGACACCGGACGCCTTCGAGGAGGACGTACGGGTCCCGCACAGGTACAACCGCCTGCTCCTCTACAACGCCAACCTCGTGCACAGCGCGACCGGTTACTGCGGGACGACCCTGGAGGAGAAGCGGATGACGGCGGTGTTCTTCTGGATGGCGTGA
- a CDS encoding M20 family metallopeptidase: MSRESEADLPGEAALPGTLPEALRAELVAFRRDLHMHPELGNQEFRTTAAIKARLEKAGLKPRVLATGTGLVCDIGDIGVDPDGQDGGTAVPVLALRADIDALPIPDTKSDCAYRSTVPGRAHACGHDVHTTVVLGAGLVLAELHRQGALPRPVRLLFQPAEEVLPGGAADAIECGALDGVGRIIAVHCDPKVEAGRIGLRHGPITSACDRLEISLDGPGGHTARPHLTTDLVTAAARVATEVPALVARRVDARSGLSVTWGRIESGHACNVIPQHAELSGTVRCLDLDTWHQAPDLVHAAVDEIAGLYRAKSEITYVRGVPPVVNDAEVTELLRDAMTARRGTHSVEDTAQSLGGEDFSWYLEHVPGAMARLGVRRPGERGTRDLHQGDFDADEYAITVGVELFTAAALLDAQERQK; the protein is encoded by the coding sequence ATGTCCCGAGAGTCCGAGGCCGATCTCCCCGGGGAAGCCGCGCTTCCCGGCACGCTGCCGGAGGCGTTGCGCGCCGAACTCGTCGCGTTCCGACGTGACCTGCACATGCACCCGGAGCTCGGCAACCAGGAGTTCCGCACCACCGCCGCCATCAAGGCACGGCTTGAGAAGGCCGGCCTCAAGCCGCGCGTGCTCGCCACCGGAACCGGACTCGTCTGTGACATCGGTGACATCGGAGTCGACCCCGACGGCCAGGACGGCGGCACCGCTGTGCCCGTGCTCGCCCTGCGCGCCGACATCGACGCCCTTCCCATCCCGGACACGAAGAGTGACTGCGCGTACCGCTCCACCGTGCCCGGCCGCGCCCACGCCTGCGGCCACGACGTGCACACCACCGTCGTCCTCGGCGCCGGGCTCGTCCTCGCCGAACTGCACCGCCAGGGCGCTCTGCCGCGGCCGGTGCGGCTGCTCTTCCAGCCCGCCGAGGAGGTGCTGCCCGGCGGCGCCGCCGACGCGATCGAGTGCGGCGCGCTCGACGGGGTCGGCCGGATCATCGCCGTGCACTGCGACCCGAAGGTCGAGGCCGGGCGGATCGGCCTGCGCCACGGTCCCATCACCTCCGCCTGCGACCGCCTGGAGATCTCGCTCGACGGCCCCGGCGGCCACACCGCGCGCCCCCACCTCACCACCGACCTCGTCACCGCCGCCGCCCGCGTCGCCACCGAGGTGCCCGCGCTCGTGGCCCGGCGCGTCGACGCCCGCAGCGGGCTCTCCGTGACCTGGGGCCGGATCGAGTCGGGGCACGCCTGCAACGTGATCCCGCAGCACGCCGAACTCTCCGGGACGGTCCGCTGCCTCGACCTCGACACCTGGCACCAGGCCCCCGACCTCGTCCACGCGGCCGTCGACGAGATCGCCGGCCTGTACCGGGCCAAGTCGGAGATCACCTATGTGCGCGGCGTGCCGCCCGTCGTCAACGACGCGGAGGTCACGGAGCTGTTGCGCGACGCCATGACCGCCCGGCGCGGCACCCACTCCGTCGAGGACACCGCCCAGAGCCTCGGCGGCGAGGACTTCTCCTGGTACCTGGAGCACGTGCCCGGCGCGATGGCCCGGCTCGGCGTGCGCAGGCCGGGGGAGCGGGGAACGCGCGATCTGCACCAGGGCGACTTCGACGCAGACGAGTACGCGATCACGGTCGGCGTGGAACTGTTCACCGCCGCCGCGCTGCTCGACGCCCAGGAGCGACAGAAGTAG
- a CDS encoding class I SAM-dependent DNA methyltransferase, with protein sequence MTAPNQVSVPDSIQAAVPDSPDFLQATRASYDAMAADYTERYADHLTDLPLDRALLAAFAELVRAQGTAPVADIGSGPGYVTARLHALGVPVFGVDLSPRMVALARQAHPELRFHVGSMTSLDLPDETLGGVLALYSIIHVPDAALPAVFAEFHRVLAPGGHVLLGFQAGPDDGPLHLAERFGHEMSLDYWFRTPDRVAELLAKAGLTLHAQTVREPYEDETRQRVYLLARKPMA encoded by the coding sequence GTGACCGCCCCGAACCAGGTGTCCGTTCCGGACTCCATACAGGCCGCCGTACCGGACTCACCGGACTTCCTCCAGGCCACCCGCGCGTCCTACGACGCCATGGCCGCCGACTACACAGAGCGATACGCGGACCACTTGACGGACCTTCCCCTGGACCGCGCCCTTCTCGCCGCCTTCGCCGAGCTGGTGCGGGCGCAGGGCACCGCGCCCGTCGCGGACATCGGCTCCGGCCCCGGGTACGTCACCGCGAGACTGCACGCCCTCGGCGTCCCGGTGTTCGGCGTGGACCTGTCCCCGCGCATGGTGGCACTGGCCCGCCAGGCCCACCCCGAACTCCGGTTCCACGTGGGCTCGATGACATCCCTGGACCTCCCGGACGAGACGCTGGGCGGGGTCCTGGCCCTGTACTCGATCATCCACGTCCCGGACGCCGCCCTGCCCGCGGTGTTCGCGGAGTTCCACCGTGTCCTGGCACCCGGCGGCCATGTCCTCCTCGGCTTCCAGGCGGGCCCCGACGACGGCCCCCTGCACCTCGCGGAACGCTTCGGCCACGAGATGTCGCTGGACTACTGGTTCCGTACGCCGGACCGGGTGGCCGAACTCCTGGCCAAGGCGGGCCTGACCCTGCACGCGCAAACGGTCCGCGAACCGTACGAGGACGAGACCCGCCAGCGCGTGTACCTGCTGGCGCGCAAGCCGATGGCGTAG
- a CDS encoding VOC family protein, translated as MARLHDIVVDSAHPAPLARFWAAALDGYAIAPYDEAELARLRALGIDGPEDDPTVLLEPLDGGPRLWVQRVPEPKRGKNRLHLDLTAPDLAAELDRLTALGATVLSRHEAHVVLLDPEGNEFCVAEGA; from the coding sequence ATGGCGCGCCTCCATGACATCGTCGTCGACTCGGCCCACCCGGCCCCACTGGCCCGCTTCTGGGCCGCCGCGCTCGACGGTTACGCGATCGCCCCGTACGACGAGGCCGAACTCGCCCGGCTGCGGGCGCTGGGGATCGACGGTCCGGAGGACGACCCGACGGTCCTGCTGGAACCACTGGACGGCGGTCCCCGGCTGTGGGTCCAGCGCGTCCCGGAGCCCAAGCGCGGCAAGAACCGGCTCCACCTGGACCTGACGGCGCCCGACCTGGCCGCCGAGCTCGACCGGCTCACGGCGCTGGGCGCGACCGTCCTCTCCCGCCACGAGGCCCATGTGGTCCTGCTGGACCCGGAGGGCAACGAGTTCTGTGTGGCGGAGGGCGCCTGA